One Fibrobacter sp. UWR2 DNA segment encodes these proteins:
- a CDS encoding MBL fold metallo-hydrolase: MKVQVLIDNIAGMCCSRKLFGEWGLSVYAEYEGHKVLLDTGASHLFAKNAGVMGIDLSQVDIGVLSHAHYDHANGMAKFFALNKTAPFYLRKGAGENCYHTHKLLGRFTYHEYIGIHKGWLERFSGRIRFVEGIAEIAPGITLVPHSTAGLERIGKMAHLSVKENGKYRYDSFDHEQSLVFDTPQGLFVMNSCSHAGADNIVKEIEAAFPGKKIYAVLGGFHLFRYPDARVRAFAERLRELDVQKIYTGHCTGDRAYGILRDVLGDRAEQMFTGMEISL, from the coding sequence ATGAAAGTTCAAGTCCTCATAGACAACATCGCAGGCATGTGCTGTTCGCGCAAGCTGTTTGGCGAATGGGGACTCTCCGTGTACGCGGAATACGAAGGCCACAAGGTGCTGCTCGATACGGGCGCATCGCACCTGTTCGCAAAAAACGCGGGCGTCATGGGCATCGACCTCTCGCAAGTCGATATAGGAGTGCTGAGCCACGCGCATTACGACCACGCGAACGGCATGGCGAAATTTTTTGCGCTCAATAAAACCGCACCCTTCTACCTGCGCAAGGGCGCAGGCGAGAACTGCTACCACACGCACAAGCTACTCGGGCGATTTACCTACCACGAATACATCGGCATTCACAAGGGCTGGCTCGAACGATTCTCGGGCCGCATCCGCTTTGTGGAAGGCATTGCCGAAATTGCGCCTGGAATAACGCTCGTGCCGCATTCTACCGCGGGGCTCGAACGCATCGGCAAGATGGCGCACCTGAGCGTAAAGGAAAACGGCAAGTACCGCTACGACAGTTTTGACCACGAGCAGAGCCTGGTTTTCGATACCCCGCAGGGACTGTTCGTGATGAACAGCTGCAGCCACGCGGGCGCCGACAACATCGTGAAAGAAATCGAGGCCGCCTTCCCCGGCAAGAAGATTTACGCGGTTCTCGGCGGGTTCCATCTTTTCCGCTACCCGGACGCACGCGTACGCGCCTTCGCCGAAAGGCTACGCGAACTCGACGTGCAAAAGATATACACCGGGCATTGCACCGGCGACCGCGCCTACGGAATATTGCGGGATGTTCTCGGCGACCGCGCAGAACAGATGTTCACGGGAATGGAAATTAGCCTTTAA